From the Anguilla anguilla isolate fAngAng1 chromosome 6, fAngAng1.pri, whole genome shotgun sequence genome, one window contains:
- the LOC118229654 gene encoding retinol-binding protein 2-like, translating to MPADYNGTWEMESNGDFEDYLKALNIDFATRKIAVHLSPTKVIIQNQDVFEIKTLSTFRNYEVKFTVGKEFEEHTKGLDNRVIKTLVTWEGDKLVCTQKGEKANRGWKHWIEGDKLHLVRN from the exons ATGCCTGCAGACTACAACGGAACCTGGGAGATGGAGAGCAATGGGGACTTTGAGGATTACCTGAAAGCACTGA ATATTGATTTTGCCACCCGTAAAATCGCCGTCCACCTGTCTCCGACCAAGGTTATTATTCAGAACCAGGATGTGTTTGAGATCAAGACGCTGAGCACCTTCCGGAATTACGAGGTGAAATTTACTGTGGGGAAGGAGTTCGAGGAGCATACCAAAGGACTGGATAACAGGGTGATCAAG ACTCTGGTGACCTGGGAAGGGGATAAATTGGTGTGCACCCAAAAAGGAGAAAAGGCCAACAGAGGGTGGAAACACTGGATAGAGGGTGATAAACTACATCTGGTGAG GAACTGA